From a single Dromaius novaehollandiae isolate bDroNov1 chromosome 13, bDroNov1.hap1, whole genome shotgun sequence genomic region:
- the TSHZ3 gene encoding teashirt homolog 3: MPRRKQQAPRRAAAYVSDELKAAALVEEDVEADENTVDGEPSAKYACPEKDFSKNCQSYQNSPAAEFSSHEMDSESHISETSDRMADFESSSIKNEEESKEVSIPLEDSTVSDSLEQMKAVYNNFLSNSYWSNLNLNLHQPISEKNNGSSSSSSSSSSSCGSGSFDWHQTAMAKTLQQVSQSRILPEPSLFSTVQLYRQSSKLYGSIFTGASKFRCKDCSAAYDTLVELTVHMNETGHYRDDNHETDNNNPKRWSKPRKRSLLEMEGKEDAQKVLKCMYCGHSFESLQDLSVHMIKTKHYQKVPLKEPVTPVAAKIIPATRKKASLELELPSSPDSTGGTPKATISDTNDALQKNSNPYITPNNRYGHQNGASYAWHFEARKSQILKCMECGSSHDTLQELTAHMMVTGHFIKVTNSAMKKGKPIIEAPATPTITSLVDEKVQSVPLAATTFTSPSNTPSSVSPKLNVEIKKEVDKERGIGDDKMKDKEKSSEDEEKYDISSKYHYLTENDLEESPKGGLDILKSLENTVTSAINKAQNGTPSWGGYPSIHAAYQLPNMMKLSLGSSGKSTPLKPMFGNNEIVSPTKNQPLVSPPSSQTSPVPKTNFHAMEELVKKVTEKVAKVEEKMKEPEGKLSPMKRATPSPCSSEVSEPLKMDASTDGGFKSQQNSPVPQRDGCKDSPTVEPVENGKEPVKSIVSSLSSSTAIITDHPPEQPFVNPLSALQSVMNIHLGKAAKPSLPALDPMSMLFKMSNSLAEKAAVATPPLQSKKPDHLDRYFYHVNNDQPIDLTKGKSDKSCSLGSALLSSTSTSSASSSSTVTTAKTSAVVSFMSNSPLRENALSDISDMLKNLTESHTSKSSTPSSISEKSDIDGTTIEEPEESTPAQKRKGRQSNWNPQHLLILQAQFAASLRQTSEGKYIMSDLSPQERMHISRFTGLSMTTISHWLANVKYQLRRTGGTKFLKNLDTGHPVFFCNDCASQIRTPSTYISHLESHLGFRLRDLSKLSSEQINNQIAQAKSPSEKLVTSSPEEDMGTSYQCKLCNRTFASKHAVKLHLSKTHGKSPEDHLLYVSELEKQ, encoded by the coding sequence CCTATGTTTCAGACGAACTAAAAGCAGCAGCCCTGgtggaagaagatgtggaagctGATGAAAACACAGTTGATGGGGAGCCTTCAGCAAAATACGCATGTCCAGAAAAAGACTTCAGTAAGAACTGCCAAAGCTACCAAAACTCTCCAGCAGCTGAATTTTCTAGCCATGAAATGGACAGTGAGTCACATATCAGTGAGACAAGTGACCGCATGGCAGACTTTGAGAGCAGCTCTATTAAAAATGAGGAAGAGAGCAAGGAGGTTTCAATACCGCTTGAAGACTCTACTGTATCTGATAGTTTAGAACAAATGAAAGCTGTATATAACAACTTCCTCTCCAATTCCTACTGGTCCAATCTCAATTTGAATCTTCACCAGCCAATTTCGGAAAAAAACAATGgtagcagcagcagtagcagcagcagcagtagcagttGTGGAAGTGGCAGCTTTGACTGGCACCAGACTGCTATGGCAAAAACACTGCAGCAAGTTTCTCAGAGCAGAATTCTCCCTGAACCAAGTCTTTTTAGCACAGTTCAATTGTACAGACAAAGCAGTAAGCTTTATGGCTCTATATTTACTGGAGCCAGTAAATTCCGCTGTAAAGACTGCAGTGCTGCCTATGATACTTTAGTAGAATTAACAGTGCACATGAATGAAACAGGACATTATCGAGATGACAACCATGAAACTGATAACAATAACCCTAAAAGATGGTCTAAACCTCGTAAACGTTCTTTGCTTGAAATGGAAGGGAAGGAAGATGCCCAGAAAGTATTAAAGTGTATGTACTGTGGTCACTCATTTGAATCTCTTCAGGATTTGAGTGTTCATATgatcaaaacaaaacactacCAAAAAGTGCCTCTGAAGGAGCCTGTTACACCTGTAGCAGCAAAAATTATCCCAGCTACTAGAAAGAAAGCATCACTGGAACTTGAACTTCCAAGTTCTCCAGATTCCACAGGTGGGACACCAAAAGCAACAATCTCAGATACCAACGATGCGCTTCAGAAGAACTCTAATCCTTATATTACGCCAAATAATCGTTACGGTCACCAGAATGGTGCCAGCTATGCCTGGCATTTTGAGGCAAGGAAATCTCAAATTCTGAAGTGCATGGAGTGTGGAAGTTCGCATGACACGCTGCAGGAGCTCACTGCTCACATGATGGTGACAGGACATTTTATTAAAGTCACTAACTCGGCCATGAAAAAGGGGAAGCCAATTATAGAAGCCCCAGCAACACCAACAATAACGTCCTTAGTAGATGAAAAAGTCCAATCTGTGCCACTAGCTGCCACCACTTTTACATCTCCATCCAACACACCTTCTAGTGTTTCCCCCAAACTAAatgttgaaataaaaaaagaagtagatAAAGAAAGAGGCATTGGTGATGacaaaatgaaagacaaagaaaagtcaAGTGAAGATGAGGAAAAGTACGATATCTCCTCAAAATATCATTACTTGACTGAAAATGACCTGGAAGAAAGCCCTAAAGGGGGACTAGATATATTGAAGTCTTTAGAAAATACAGTTACATCAGCTATAAACAAAGCCCAGAATGGCACACCAAGCTGGGGTGGCTACCCTAGCATTCATGCTGCCTATCAGCTGCCTAACATGATGAAGCTGTCATTAGGTTCATCTGGGAAGAGTACACCATTAAAACCTATGTTTGGGAACAATGAAATAGTATCACCAACTAAAAACCAGCCTCTGGTGTCTCCACCAAGCAGTCAGACCTCACCTGTGCCAAAAACGAACTTTCATGCCATGGAAGAATTGGTAAAGAAAGTCACTGAGAAGGTGGctaaagtggaagaaaaaatgaaagaaccaGAAGGAAAACTTTCTCCAATGAAACGTGCAACACCCTCACCGTGCAGTAGTGAAGTCAGCGAACCCCTTAAAATGGATGCCTCCACTGATGGTGGCTTTAAAAGCCAGCAGAACAGCCCAGTCCCTCAGAGAGATGGTTGCAAGGATAGTCCAACTGTAGAACCCGTGGAAAATGGGAAAGAGCCTGTTAAGTCCATTGTAAGTTCTTTAAGTAGCAGCACAGCTATCATTACTGATCACCCTCCTGAACAGCCATTTGTAAATCCATTAAGTGCACTGCAGTCTGTCATGAATATTCATCTTGGTAAGGCAGCGAAGCCATCTTTGCCTGCCTTGGATCCAATgagcatgctttttaaaatgagcaaCAGTTTGGCAGAAAAGGCTGCAGTGGCCACCCCACCTCTACAGTCCAAAAAACCAGACCACTTAGACCGTTATTTTTATCATGTCAACAATGACCAACCCATAGATTTGACGAAAGGCAAGAGTGACAAAAGCTGCTCTTTGGGTTCAGCGCTTTTGTCATCCACATCGACATCTTCTGCATCTTCTTCATCTACAGTGACAACAGCAAAGACATCTGCAGTCGTGTCATTCATGTCAAACTCGCCGCTACGCGAGAATGCCTTGTCAGATATATCTGATATGCTGAAGAACCTGACAGAAAGTCACACATCAAAATCTTCCACACCTTCCAGCATATCTGAGAAATCTGACATTGATGGTACCACAATAGAGGAACCAGAAGAGAGTACGCCAGCTCAGAAAAGGAAGGGACGTCAGTCTAACTGGAACCCTCAGCACTTGCTCATATTGCAGGCCCAGTTTGCAGCTAGTTTACGGCAGACTTCAGAGGGAAAATACATCATGTCAGACTTGAGCCCTCAAGAAAGAATGCACATTTCCAGGTTTACGGGACTTTCAATGACCACAATTAGCCACTGGCTAGCCAATGTGAAATACCAGCTTCGAAGGACGGGGGGAACTAAGTTCCTTAAAAATTTGGACACTGGGCATCCAGTGTTCTTTTGTAATGACTGTGCTTCACAGATCAGAACTCCTTCGACTTACATCAGTCATCTTGAATCGCATCTGGGTTTCAGGTTAAGAGACTTGTCCAAACTGTCCAGCGAACAGATTAACAATCAGATAGCACAAGCAAAGTCACCGTCTGAAAAACTGGTGACGTCGTCTCCAGAGGAAGATATGGGAACTTCTTATCAGTGCAAACTTTGTAACAGGACTTTTGCAAGCAAGCATGCTGTTAAACTTCATCTTAGCAAAACACATGGGAAGTCACCAGAGGATCATCTTCTGTATGTTTCGGAGTTAGAAAAGCAGTAG